A part of Hippea maritima DSM 10411 genomic DNA contains:
- the rpoB gene encoding DNA-directed RNA polymerase subunit beta encodes MAEPLKLEYRMRVNFSKAKKVLEIPDLLRLNINSYQTFLEKNSKKEKNLDNALKSIFPIDDVHGRLRLELVDWDITPPKFDPDECKVKGISYTGNLIIKVRLTQWTVDEQTGEKIGVEDIKEQEIYVGEIPLITESGSFIINGVERVIVGQLHRSPGVIFKKTGDIGGKGLYYAQIIPERGSWVEFETEPREVLSTRIDRKKKFPATILLQAMGMSEADILREFYEVVRVKIENGQIFAQLSESIIGFKVDKDVEIDGEVVIKEGRKLTTRLFRQLKDVGVEYVPIRESELYNKYSAEIVEAEDEEGVDVVLGIGTKITKEKLGFLKKFDKEFNVLYSKFDDYLILNTVIASREVLRKRKVALPDSIAIDDLARVFIHTLLRPGEHTSIEDAKKFFENLFFNPERYDVSQEGRIRLNETFNINVPEDVRTLTREDFVGLIKHVVLLENDQVIPDDVDSLSNRKVNLVGDQLYREIRNGLLRMQRLIKDKMVMSDAENIMPYDVINAKPVAVAIKDFFSTGQLSQFLDQTNILSEISHKRRLSALGSGGLTRERAGFEVRDVHPTHYGRICPIETPEGANIGLISSLAVYAKINEFGFIETPYRIVKDGRVTDEVVYLSASKEKGHIIAQASAPLNEDGTFKNEYVSARKDGEFVVVKREDVDLMDISTNQIVSVAAGLIPFLEHDDANRALMGSNMQRQAVPLIRPEAPLVGTGLEPVVAKYSRYAVVAKRDGKVVRIDDKIYISCKTENGYELDVYPLKKFIRSNQDTCFSHNPIVDVGDEVKTGQIIADGPSMDKGELALGKNLVVAFVSWRGYNYEDGITISRRVVEEDLYTSIHIKEFTLYVRDTKFGMEEITADIPNASSETLRNLDKNGIVRIGAYVKPNDVLVGKVTPKAETHYSPEEKLLRSIFGEKATNVADTSLRVPPDTSGIVVDVRIMHRRGAKINPREKEIIEQQKEKINKELKHKLELLSKLRLDSIKDAIIESDIKTKEELEGLSEKELVPLLPKDFDIKALNRHYKEMEKSIKDYHTKLIKGVEKESDLPPGVISVVNVYVATKRKLSVGDKMSGRHGNKGVVSKILPVQDLPFLEDGTPVDIVLNPLGVPSRMNIGQIMETHLGWLSKGLGKKIDHLLKAGRKDILKDFLKKIYNSEKAGELIESLSDEEVEKYAKEWVRGVHFANPVFEGAKEKDLEYLEGLLGFKRLKSEVYDGITGEKFLEPVTVGVMYVLKLHHLVDDKVHARSVGPYSLVTQQPLGGKANFGGQRFGEMEVWALEGYGAAYTLHEMLTVKSDDVDGRKLTYEAIVKGRPIPLGGVPESFNVLVKEMQALCLDVELLKDIRRK; translated from the coding sequence ATGGCTGAGCCTCTTAAATTGGAATATAGAATGCGTGTGAACTTTTCAAAAGCTAAAAAGGTTTTGGAGATTCCTGACCTTTTAAGGCTTAACATAAATTCATACCAAACATTCTTGGAAAAGAACAGCAAAAAAGAAAAAAATTTGGATAATGCTTTAAAGTCCATTTTTCCTATAGATGATGTGCATGGTAGGCTTAGACTTGAGTTGGTTGATTGGGATATAACCCCACCCAAATTTGATCCAGATGAATGTAAGGTTAAAGGAATTTCTTACACAGGCAATCTCATAATAAAAGTTAGGCTTACCCAGTGGACTGTAGATGAACAAACGGGTGAAAAAATAGGTGTTGAGGACATAAAAGAGCAGGAAATATATGTAGGTGAAATTCCCCTTATAACTGAATCTGGTAGTTTTATTATAAACGGAGTTGAAAGAGTTATAGTTGGACAGCTTCATCGCTCACCAGGTGTCATATTCAAAAAGACGGGTGATATAGGTGGAAAAGGACTCTATTATGCCCAGATAATCCCAGAAAGAGGAAGCTGGGTAGAGTTTGAGACAGAGCCGAGAGAGGTTCTATCTACCAGAATTGACAGGAAGAAGAAATTCCCTGCCACGATACTGCTTCAGGCTATGGGTATGAGTGAGGCCGATATATTAAGGGAATTCTATGAGGTTGTAAGGGTAAAGATAGAAAACGGTCAAATATTTGCGCAGCTAAGTGAATCTATAATAGGTTTTAAAGTTGATAAAGATGTGGAGATTGATGGTGAAGTTGTAATAAAGGAAGGAAGAAAGCTCACTACTAGGCTATTTAGACAACTTAAAGATGTTGGCGTTGAATATGTACCGATAAGAGAAAGCGAGCTTTACAATAAGTATTCGGCTGAGATTGTAGAGGCTGAAGATGAAGAAGGCGTAGATGTAGTTTTGGGTATAGGCACTAAGATAACCAAGGAAAAATTAGGCTTTTTAAAGAAGTTTGATAAGGAGTTTAATGTCCTATACTCAAAATTTGATGACTATCTCATTTTAAATACTGTTATAGCATCAAGGGAGGTTTTAAGGAAAAGAAAAGTTGCCTTACCGGACAGTATAGCTATTGATGATTTGGCAAGGGTATTTATACATACACTTCTAAGGCCGGGTGAACATACATCTATAGAAGATGCCAAGAAATTCTTTGAGAATCTGTTTTTTAATCCAGAGAGATATGATGTATCTCAAGAGGGAAGAATAAGATTAAATGAAACATTTAATATAAATGTGCCAGAAGATGTTAGAACCCTCACGAGGGAAGATTTTGTGGGTCTTATAAAACATGTAGTTTTGCTTGAAAATGATCAAGTAATTCCTGATGATGTTGACAGCCTTTCCAATAGGAAGGTTAACCTTGTAGGGGATCAGCTTTACCGTGAGATAAGGAATGGCCTTTTGAGAATGCAAAGGCTCATAAAGGATAAGATGGTAATGTCCGATGCGGAAAATATCATGCCCTATGATGTGATAAATGCCAAACCAGTGGCTGTTGCTATAAAGGACTTCTTTTCTACAGGTCAGCTGTCTCAATTTTTGGATCAAACCAATATCCTTTCTGAAATTTCACATAAAAGAAGGTTGTCTGCATTGGGAAGCGGCGGTCTTACCAGAGAAAGAGCTGGTTTCGAAGTAAGAGACGTACATCCAACTCATTACGGTAGAATATGTCCTATAGAAACCCCAGAGGGTGCCAACATTGGACTTATTTCATCGTTAGCCGTTTATGCTAAAATAAATGAATTTGGCTTTATAGAAACTCCATATAGGATTGTAAAAGATGGAAGGGTTACAGATGAGGTTGTTTATCTTTCAGCATCGAAGGAGAAGGGTCATATAATAGCCCAGGCTTCTGCACCGTTAAATGAAGATGGAACATTTAAAAACGAATATGTCTCTGCAAGGAAAGATGGTGAATTTGTTGTTGTAAAAAGGGAAGATGTTGACCTTATGGATATTTCAACAAATCAGATAGTTTCCGTTGCCGCAGGTTTAATTCCTTTTTTGGAGCACGATGATGCCAATAGGGCATTGATGGGGTCTAACATGCAAAGACAGGCTGTTCCCCTTATTAGACCTGAAGCGCCGCTTGTGGGTACTGGCCTTGAGCCTGTTGTTGCAAAATATTCACGCTATGCTGTAGTGGCTAAAAGAGACGGTAAGGTTGTAAGGATAGACGATAAGATATACATCTCTTGCAAAACAGAGAATGGTTATGAGCTAGATGTCTATCCATTGAAAAAATTTATTCGCTCAAACCAAGATACCTGTTTCTCCCATAACCCTATAGTTGATGTAGGTGATGAGGTAAAGACAGGTCAAATCATAGCAGATGGACCTTCTATGGATAAGGGAGAACTTGCTTTGGGTAAAAACTTAGTTGTGGCTTTTGTATCTTGGAGGGGCTACAATTATGAGGATGGTATTACAATCTCAAGAAGGGTCGTTGAGGAGGATTTGTACACCTCGATACATATAAAAGAATTTACCCTCTATGTAAGGGATACCAAATTTGGCATGGAAGAGATAACGGCAGATATACCTAATGCTTCAAGTGAGACATTGAGAAATTTAGACAAAAATGGCATAGTTAGAATTGGTGCCTATGTAAAGCCGAATGATGTACTTGTAGGTAAGGTTACACCGAAAGCTGAAACCCATTATTCTCCAGAAGAGAAACTCTTGCGCTCAATATTTGGAGAGAAAGCTACCAATGTTGCCGATACATCACTTAGAGTTCCTCCGGATACAAGCGGTATAGTAGTTGATGTTAGAATTATGCACAGGCGTGGGGCAAAAATTAATCCAAGGGAAAAGGAAATAATAGAGCAGCAGAAAGAAAAGATAAATAAGGAACTTAAGCATAAGCTCGAATTGTTGAGTAAGCTAAGACTCGATAGTATTAAAGATGCAATAATTGAAAGTGACATAAAGACAAAAGAAGAGCTTGAGGGATTATCCGAAAAAGAACTTGTGCCGCTTTTGCCTAAGGATTTTGATATAAAAGCTTTGAATAGGCACTATAAAGAAATGGAGAAATCCATCAAAGATTATCATACTAAGCTTATAAAAGGGGTTGAGAAAGAAAGTGACTTGCCTCCTGGTGTTATCTCTGTTGTCAATGTCTATGTAGCAACAAAAAGAAAGCTTTCCGTTGGCGATAAGATGAGTGGTCGCCATGGAAATAAAGGTGTTGTATCAAAAATCTTGCCTGTTCAAGATTTGCCTTTCTTGGAAGATGGGACACCTGTTGATATAGTTTTAAATCCTCTTGGTGTTCCCTCCAGAATGAACATTGGCCAAATTATGGAAACCCACCTTGGGTGGCTCTCAAAAGGCCTAGGTAAGAAAATAGACCATCTGCTTAAGGCTGGAAGAAAGGATATACTGAAAGACTTTCTCAAAAAGATATACAATAGCGAGAAGGCAGGAGAACTTATAGAGAGTTTAAGTGATGAAGAGGTAGAAAAGTATGCTAAGGAATGGGTAAGAGGCGTTCACTTTGCAAACCCTGTATTTGAAGGTGCAAAAGAAAAGGATTTGGAATATTTAGAGGGTCTTCTAGGCTTTAAGAGGCTTAAGAGTGAGGTCTATGATGGTATAACGGGTGAGAAGTTCTTAGAGCCTGTAACCGTTGGTGTCATGTATGTATTAAAACTACACCATCTTGTTGATGATAAAGTTCATGCAAGGAGTGTTGGCCCGTATTCTTTGGTTACTCAACAGCCTCTTGGGGGAAAAGCCAACTTTGGTGGCCAGAGGTTCGGAGAGATGGAGGTTTGGGCACTTGAGGGATACGGTGCAGCTTATACACTCCATGAGATGTTAACAGTAAAATCCGACGACGTTGATGGTAGAAAGTTGACATATGAGGCAATCGTTAAGGGAAGACCAATCCCGTTGGGCGGTGTTCCAGAATCGTTCAACGTGTTGGTAAAGGAAATGCAGGCTCTGTGTTTGGATGTGGAGCTGCTTAAGGATATAAGAAGGAAATAG
- the rplL gene encoding 50S ribosomal protein L7/L12, with translation MAEITKEDVIAFIENMTVVELAEFVKELEDKFGVSAAAPIAAVAAAAAPAAGGEAAAEEKTEFDVVLNKAGDKKIQVIKVVREITGLGLKEAKALVDSAPKAVKEKVSKEEAEQIKAKLEEVGAEIEIK, from the coding sequence ATGGCTGAGATTACAAAAGAGGATGTTATTGCTTTTATTGAGAATATGACAGTTGTTGAGTTGGCTGAATTTGTTAAGGAGCTTGAAGATAAATTCGGTGTAAGTGCTGCTGCACCTATTGCTGCTGTTGCTGCAGCTGCCGCTCCAGCTGCTGGCGGTGAGGCTGCTGCTGAGGAGAAAACAGAGTTCGATGTAGTTCTCAACAAGGCTGGCGACAAGAAGATCCAGGTTATTAAGGTTGTTAGAGAGATTACAGGTCTTGGACTCAAAGAGGCTAAAGCTTTGGTTGACTCCGCTCCAAAGGCCGTGAAAGAGAAGGTCAGCAAGGAAGAGGCAGAACAGATTAAGGCTAAGCTTGAAGAGGTTGGCGCAGAGATAGAGATTAAATAA
- the rplJ gene encoding 50S ribosomal protein L10 has protein sequence MKKERKVELAKRLAEQLQEAKIVIVAGYSGLTVAEMENIRNEIKKAGCTFNVIKNNIVKKAIEGTPWDAMKEQLKGANAFALGFDDPAALAKLLVDKSKEFKKLEVKFGFLGGKLLSAEDIKALSSLPPKEVLLAQVLGTMKAPISGFVNVLAANIRQLLYALKAIEEKKKEN, from the coding sequence TTGAAGAAAGAGAGAAAGGTAGAGCTAGCCAAACGGTTAGCTGAACAGCTACAAGAGGCCAAGATTGTCATAGTGGCAGGTTATAGCGGTCTTACTGTAGCTGAGATGGAAAACATTAGGAATGAGATTAAGAAGGCTGGTTGCACCTTTAATGTTATTAAGAACAACATCGTAAAGAAGGCCATTGAGGGTACTCCATGGGATGCCATGAAGGAACAGCTAAAAGGTGCTAACGCTTTTGCTTTAGGGTTTGATGACCCTGCAGCTTTGGCAAAGCTCCTTGTAGATAAGTCCAAGGAGTTTAAAAAACTTGAAGTCAAGTTTGGATTCTTGGGTGGTAAACTACTTTCTGCCGAAGATATAAAGGCTTTGAGCAGTCTGCCGCCAAAAGAAGTGCTACTTGCTCAGGTGTTGGGCACAATGAAAGCACCTATATCTGGCTTTGTCAATGTATTGGCTGCAAATATAAGGCAGCTTCTGTATGCGCTTAAAGCAATAGAAGAGAAAAAGAAAGAAAATTAA
- the rplA gene encoding 50S ribosomal protein L1 produces MAKRGKKYIEALKKYDYLKEYSLDEALKILKEIAYANYDETVEVHMRLGVDPRHSDQVVRGSVALPYGTGKTVRVLVFAKGEKIKEAEEAGADYVGGQEYADKIAKEGWLEFDKVIATPDMMGVVGRLGKILGPRGLMPNPKVGTVTFDVADAVKRAKAGEIEFRVDKTANIHAGVGKKSFEDEKLKENIFALYEAIMKAKPAAAKGKYIKSFHIATTHSPSVRINVQSLQR; encoded by the coding sequence ATGGCAAAAAGAGGTAAAAAGTACATTGAAGCTTTGAAGAAGTACGATTACTTGAAGGAATATTCTTTGGATGAAGCCTTAAAGATTCTCAAAGAGATAGCTTATGCTAACTATGATGAGACTGTAGAGGTGCACATGAGGCTTGGGGTTGACCCGAGACATTCAGACCAAGTTGTTAGAGGATCTGTGGCTTTGCCCTATGGAACGGGTAAGACCGTTAGGGTTTTAGTGTTTGCAAAGGGTGAAAAAATAAAAGAAGCAGAAGAGGCTGGTGCTGATTATGTGGGCGGCCAGGAATATGCAGATAAGATCGCAAAAGAAGGCTGGCTTGAATTTGACAAGGTTATAGCAACACCCGATATGATGGGTGTTGTGGGTCGTTTAGGTAAGATTTTGGGTCCAAGAGGCTTAATGCCAAACCCAAAGGTGGGGACTGTTACTTTTGATGTAGCTGACGCTGTCAAAAGGGCAAAAGCTGGAGAGATTGAGTTTAGGGTAGATAAAACAGCAAATATACATGCAGGCGTTGGAAAAAAATCTTTTGAAGATGAAAAGCTTAAAGAGAATATATTTGCTTTGTATGAGGCAATAATGAAAGCTAAACCAGCTGCAGCCAAGGGTAAATATATAAAATCTTTTCATATAGCAACTACACACTCACCAAGTGTGAGGATAAATGTGCAATCACTTCAGCGTTAA
- the rplK gene encoding 50S ribosomal protein L11 gives MAKKEVAAQIKLQIEAGKASPAPPVGPALGQHGVNIMDFVKKFNDVTKDRVGDIVPVVITVYSDRSFDFITKTPPASSLIKKALGIEKGSSDAARQKVGKLSKQQLEEIAKIKLPDLNTDDIEKAMKIVAGTAINMGVEVEEF, from the coding sequence ATGGCTAAGAAAGAGGTAGCTGCTCAAATTAAGCTTCAGATAGAAGCGGGAAAGGCATCACCTGCTCCGCCTGTTGGTCCTGCTTTGGGTCAGCATGGTGTAAACATAATGGACTTTGTTAAAAAATTTAATGATGTTACAAAGGACAGGGTCGGGGATATTGTTCCTGTTGTTATCACTGTTTATTCAGATAGGTCTTTTGATTTTATAACAAAGACTCCACCGGCAAGTTCTCTTATTAAGAAAGCTTTGGGGATAGAGAAAGGCTCATCCGATGCAGCAAGACAGAAGGTCGGAAAACTAAGCAAGCAGCAGCTTGAAGAGATTGCAAAGATAAAGCTACCCGATCTTAATACGGATGATATTGAGAAGGCTATGAAGATAGTAGCTGGAACAGCTATCAATATGGGTGTAGAAGTAGAGGAGTTTTGA
- the nusG gene encoding transcription termination/antitermination protein NusG, with protein sequence MSDFKWYAIHTQVGYEDKVKVMLQNKLKEEGLEGEVEEIFVPFEEVIEIKKNNKKEKVKKCLYPSYVFVKARMSDKLYNLVKRMSFVSGFVGYKNEPLPMDEKEIRDIMQRVESSKEAPRLSVSFEPGEQVRVLDGPFANFTGTIDEVDVDKGRLRILISIFGRSTPVELNYNQVEKVE encoded by the coding sequence ATGAGCGATTTTAAGTGGTATGCTATCCATACGCAGGTTGGTTATGAAGATAAAGTAAAGGTTATGCTTCAAAACAAGCTTAAGGAAGAAGGTTTGGAAGGCGAGGTAGAGGAGATTTTTGTACCTTTTGAAGAGGTTATTGAAATAAAGAAGAACAACAAAAAGGAAAAAGTGAAAAAATGCCTCTATCCGAGCTATGTCTTTGTTAAGGCCCGCATGAGTGATAAACTTTACAATCTTGTAAAAAGAATGTCATTTGTTTCGGGTTTTGTTGGTTATAAAAATGAGCCTCTTCCTATGGATGAGAAAGAAATAAGGGATATTATGCAGCGTGTGGAGAGTTCCAAAGAGGCCCCGAGATTATCTGTATCATTTGAGCCTGGCGAGCAGGTTAGAGTATTGGATGGTCCATTCGCCAACTTTACAGGCACAATAGATGAGGTTGATGTAGATAAGGGAAGATTAAGGATATTGATAAGCATATTCGGGCGCTCAACGCCTGTTGAACTGAATTACAATCAAGTAGAGAAAGTGGAATAA
- the secE gene encoding preprotein translocase subunit SecE has translation MKKVLSFLEEVKIEFKKVVWPGKKEVSSATISVIVFTVIVAFVLSLLDYFLSVGLQSLFK, from the coding sequence ATGAAAAAGGTGTTGAGTTTTTTAGAAGAGGTTAAAATAGAGTTTAAAAAAGTAGTCTGGCCTGGCAAAAAAGAGGTCTCATCAGCCACTATTTCCGTGATAGTTTTTACGGTAATAGTGGCTTTTGTTTTGAGCCTGCTGGACTATTTTCTCTCTGTAGGATTACAATCACTTTTCAAATAG
- the rpmG gene encoding 50S ribosomal protein L33, whose translation MREMVTLACSECKRKNYTSTRDKKKNKEKLELRKYCPFCRKHTIHREVK comes from the coding sequence ATGCGCGAGATGGTAACGCTTGCTTGTTCTGAGTGTAAAAGAAAAAACTATACCAGCACAAGGGATAAGAAGAAAAATAAAGAGAAGCTTGAGTTAAGGAAATATTGTCCATTTTGCAGAAAACACACAATACATAGAGAGGTAAAGTAG
- a CDS encoding IS481 family transposase, whose translation MDSIYHTLRKSNPASARILVRKVLEKNNGNVSKTARILGISRATVRRARDGELNDLSRRPKNIRKKIDCSLEKLIVEEAKSTGYRYRLLSYYLKNKYSIEISENTIKKVLKRNRVRKKKIRTLNKNRRHLYDYEHLTPFSHLQIDTKHILDETSLPKSVYRHIEKYDLPKYEWNAIDVKTRMRFTAYSHTLSASFGFAFILFVVLWLKLHNVRGKINIRLDNGSEFASSSRRKLDEYNEFFSKLNVELKPIPPGAKHLQAIVENSHRKDDESFFSIHPERCRNDAEFLLKAQQWQDTWNTARPHYGIDMNGLTPFEKLKSTKAMISENIVRFPTLLLEDIIRVAGYPYEWLSKFVNLYIFSRGGKYVWTIYQNRYFLFSCSKRQSVL comes from the coding sequence ATGGATAGTATATACCACACTTTGAGAAAATCAAACCCTGCAAGTGCAAGAATTTTGGTCAGAAAGGTTTTAGAGAAAAACAACGGCAATGTCTCAAAAACAGCAAGAATACTTGGCATATCAAGGGCTACAGTGAGAAGGGCAAGGGATGGAGAACTAAATGACTTATCAAGAAGACCAAAGAACATAAGAAAAAAGATAGACTGTTCTCTTGAAAAACTCATTGTTGAAGAGGCAAAAAGCACAGGGTACAGATACAGGCTTCTAAGCTATTACCTAAAGAACAAATACTCCATAGAGATAAGCGAAAACACAATAAAGAAGGTTTTAAAGAGAAACAGGGTGAGGAAAAAGAAAATAAGGACTCTAAACAAAAACAGAAGGCATCTTTATGATTATGAACACCTGACGCCCTTTAGCCACCTTCAGATAGACACAAAACACATACTGGATGAAACATCTCTACCAAAGAGCGTGTATAGACACATAGAGAAATACGACCTGCCAAAATATGAATGGAACGCAATAGATGTAAAAACGAGAATGAGATTTACAGCTTACTCCCATACTCTTTCTGCATCCTTTGGATTTGCTTTTATCCTTTTTGTCGTACTGTGGTTAAAGCTGCACAATGTAAGGGGAAAAATAAACATAAGGTTGGACAACGGTTCTGAATTTGCATCCTCAAGCAGAAGAAAATTGGATGAATACAACGAATTCTTTTCAAAACTGAATGTAGAGTTAAAACCCATACCACCAGGTGCAAAACACCTCCAGGCTATAGTTGAAAACTCACACAGAAAAGACGATGAATCATTTTTCTCCATTCATCCAGAAAGGTGCAGGAATGACGCTGAGTTCTTGCTCAAAGCTCAACAATGGCAGGATACATGGAATACAGCAAGACCTCACTATGGCATAGACATGAACGGCCTAACGCCTTTTGAGAAACTGAAATCAACAAAAGCTATGATATCTGAAAACATAGTAAGGTTTCCAACCTTACTACTGGAAGATATCATAAGGGTAGCAGGCTACCCTTATGAATGGTTGAGTAAGTTTGTGAACCTGTATATATTTAGTAGAGGTGGTAAGTATGTGTGGACCATTTACCAAAATAGGTATTTTTTATTTTCTTGTTCTAAAAGGCAGAGTGTATTATAA
- the queA gene encoding tRNA preQ1(34) S-adenosylmethionine ribosyltransferase-isomerase QueA, with translation MEVSLFDYNLPKELIAQHPHIPRDECKLLVCNRQNHTIEHRIFKEIINYIDENDLLVLNDTKVIPARIFAQKPTGGKIEIFLLEEIGKGRFLCLTRGKLKKDTIVYLKNSKTARITRIENSDKRIVEFETNENIYELLEDIGEVPLPPYIQRNYDNYNKEKDFKYYQTVFAKKEGAVASPTAGLHFTEKLINSIKAKGVKIAYITLHVGIGTFRPVKEKEVEKHKMHSEKYQISKETADLFNQTKSKRRRVIAVGTTVVRALESSINKDGILKPQKSSTDIFIYPGYKYKAVDALITNFHLPKSTLLMLVSAFYEREKILNCYKEAIDKHYRFFSFGDAMFIY, from the coding sequence ATGGAAGTAAGCCTTTTTGATTACAATCTACCCAAAGAACTGATAGCACAACACCCTCACATACCCAGGGATGAATGCAAACTTTTGGTGTGTAATAGACAAAATCACACAATAGAACATAGAATCTTTAAAGAGATCATAAACTACATAGACGAAAACGACCTGCTTGTATTAAACGATACCAAGGTAATACCTGCTCGCATCTTTGCCCAAAAACCCACAGGCGGAAAGATAGAGATATTTTTGCTTGAGGAGATAGGAAAAGGAAGATTTTTATGCCTAACCAGAGGCAAACTAAAGAAAGACACGATCGTTTACCTAAAAAACTCAAAAACAGCACGCATAACACGAATAGAAAACTCAGACAAACGCATAGTTGAGTTTGAAACCAATGAAAACATATACGAACTACTTGAAGATATTGGAGAGGTCCCACTACCTCCCTATATCCAACGCAATTACGACAATTACAACAAAGAAAAGGATTTTAAATATTACCAAACAGTTTTTGCCAAAAAGGAAGGTGCTGTAGCAAGCCCAACGGCAGGTCTGCATTTTACAGAAAAACTTATAAACTCCATAAAAGCAAAAGGAGTAAAAATAGCATACATAACACTGCATGTTGGTATAGGAACCTTTAGGCCTGTTAAAGAAAAAGAGGTGGAAAAACACAAAATGCATTCAGAGAAATACCAAATAAGCAAAGAAACCGCCGATCTATTCAATCAAACAAAATCAAAAAGGAGGAGAGTAATAGCCGTTGGAACAACAGTGGTTAGAGCATTAGAAAGCTCAATAAACAAAGATGGGATTCTAAAACCACAGAAATCTTCAACAGATATATTTATCTATCCTGGCTATAAATACAAAGCAGTGGATGCACTTATTACAAATTTTCACCTGCCAAAATCCACCCTACTAATGCTTGTAAGTGCATTTTATGAAAGAGAGAAAATACTAAATTGCTACAAGGAGGCAATAGATAAACATTACCGCTTCTTCAGCTTCGGTGACGCCATGTTTATTTATTAA
- the trmL gene encoding tRNA (uridine(34)/cytosine(34)/5-carboxymethylaminomethyluridine(34)-2'-O)-methyltransferase TrmL has protein sequence MQRNFLLNDNHKCNFHIVLFQPDIPPNTGNIARLCVATNSTLHLIKPLGFSLNDKRLKRAGLDYWENLKLEMHDSLSDFLNKYGNRKFFLASTKAVKPYFEVYFEEGDFLIFGSETQGLPNDFIEANLDKAINIPMTDKVRSLNLADSVAVVLYEAIRQVCF, from the coding sequence ATGCAGCGTAATTTTCTTTTGAATGATAACCATAAATGCAACTTTCATATTGTTTTATTTCAACCTGACATACCACCCAACACTGGAAATATTGCCCGTCTCTGTGTAGCCACAAATTCCACATTGCATCTGATAAAACCTTTGGGTTTTTCTCTGAACGATAAAAGACTTAAAAGAGCAGGTCTGGATTATTGGGAAAACCTCAAATTAGAGATGCATGACTCATTAAGCGATTTTTTGAACAAATATGGCAATAGAAAATTTTTTCTTGCCTCAACCAAAGCCGTAAAGCCTTATTTTGAAGTTTATTTTGAAGAGGGTGATTTTTTGATTTTTGGTTCTGAGACACAGGGCTTACCTAATGATTTTATAGAGGCCAATCTTGATAAAGCTATAAATATACCTATGACGGATAAGGTGCGTTCGCTAAATTTGGCTGACAGTGTTGCTGTTGTGCTCTACGAGGCCATAAGGCAGGTTTGTTTTTAA